From the Helianthus annuus cultivar XRQ/B chromosome 17, HanXRQr2.0-SUNRISE, whole genome shotgun sequence genome, the window GACAGAAACAATGAATCTGGTCATTTAGCTCGTTTTTGCTGGTTTTGATCAGTGGGTTTCAAAgctaggggctggtttgtgtggggaacaagtcccccaatctttccttgacacttgtatggcttggatcatgccctcctctccaagaaacgatcctaacggtttgcgaaaaactatatatagccatGCTCACctcctcattctttgctcattcattcttctcctctctaccatctgatttggaaggctccctcaagtgtttggagctttctaatctcattgggaacttggttttcttgtagaaaagatagcaaggacccattctgagcattctttcattatttttattgttttcctagtttggaagtcaaatatagtttgactttcagctttgaccacgagatggtcaacgagaagttcgtttgaacttcacaacgtgagcgtaatcacgttgattatagtccttagtgactatacccactgattaccacgttgactaggcgtagtgacgagtcgtagtttcggtcaaaatgcgcattaaagcgtattttgcaaccaaactactcttggtatcaaaacactttgttttgatatcaaaacctgttttctaacttagttaagcatgttttaacgtgcttagctcgtcacttttagtttagtgcttgtttagagtcgtaagtcaagcggtctaaaccaccgcttagactttcgaactcgacccgtttggtcgatctttaggatccgaccaagcatgtttagtaaccatagttgcatagggaataaccttccgaggttataccttacggtcaccgagtttaagtagttgtatgataggtagattatatgccttaggtaaattaccaaaatgcccttttcatgcataattggactctaagcatatgtaacctaacttttttcacctaaactgattatgcaacttatttaaacatgtttaggcatataatacttgtcataggactagttagacttctcgaacgcgcgtttgcgcgcatgacgcgttaaagtagcgtaagctaccttagtgggtcgtaacgggtcgaaagcacttaggttaggtttcaatttagtatgtaggcattgttaaaccatgtcatatgagttccaataactcatttggtttacaagacctcatcctatccgatcctccgacttaggtccggtttatttatatagttattaggttgccgattgatttCGTGCTctctctagctttgcttggttgttgttcaaagaccgctaagcattctcaggcgagtacatagttcccctattttactgttttcaattgttttggggtgatccatatgtgttaaatgatttcaatgtttaaacgatgttttccaaaaacgattaagatggtttatattaaaactaataacgattttgataatatgaacaagcttgttggttgtatttacataacgaataatatccattaattttggccgaaccgaccagtattaggttatggtaccatatgatcttacaaatcccgttatcagactgcacccatggttatgtgtgggttaggtgggtaacgaccgaatctgatgattgttaacttaccctttggtggttagttaatgcgagatgattgttaacttaccctttggtggttagttaatgtgagattggcgataggcgagtcacgaaggtttggatATTATTAGCGAGgtgaccaaaagtagtttcacaattaaaacgagaatgatttaaacgactgAAACGATTTTTGACGAATTaaacgaattggataaacgattggtttttggttagtgtttagataacgggacgggtgtaatgtaatgaaagcatggtggatacgccgctggtacttcctatatataagtgtcttcatcatattacataccgtggcgttatttagttcacttgggtaaacaaTTTTGATATGATGTCACACAAACGGGGTTTTtgaatgatataaaccatacgagttttgttaacgagtttttacgagattttttacaaattgatttaactaaatgttttgggttaagaatcatggctacgagattttataacaaactataaccaatttgatttgagttggttatttatgttgtaatacacttttcaaaacaaggtatgtGTTTTGACTCTTcgagtctaacgaggtactacaacatataaactagccatgaatccgacactctcataaaacctatatactcgccagcatttctttgttgactttgttttcacatatgtttcaggtattgttgaatgatgttgattgataggatgcatactcacataggacgggacgaggccttagtgacttaataacaatgatagactatgtttaacttgtttgttagatttcaagacgatgtaaatgtttaatgtttaataaaacgaaacttcaaatttctgtgtgttttgaaacaatgattctgttacaacactccccgatgtttccgccacgttttgttgttttatcgtggtcggggtgtgacaaaaaatcGAAGAGAGGTAGGTTGTTGACGGCTGAGCTAGGGTTTGCAGaaccgtagctctgataccataaagGTTTGTGTATTTCTGTGTGTTCTACATTCAAGAATAAGGACCCATtatatagggtaaattacatGACAGGTATATGACAACCTATCCTATAAATATGGAAACTAGATAATTATACACAATAATATATCTGCTAAgagtcgaagcttcccaactcgacgggCAGAAGATCAAGCGAAAACTCGTGCTCTCCCAGTTCTATCACGCAACCTCTGATGACTTCATTTGCTTTTACTAGCTttccatttgctagttctatcgAATACAGATTGTCTAACTTACTAGCTAccaacccaagcatattcttaaattctagcgacataaaactataatcggcaccagtatcaaacagtacagatgcaaagcgttgattgatagggaacgtaccagtaaccacattTGGATCTTGGCATGCTTCCCCCGCGccgatgttgaaaacccttccttgtGCTTGATTGAGCTTTgggcattctcgcttgaaatgcccCATGTCTCCATAATTAAAACAACCTGGTCCTCGACCATTACTGTTCCCATTACCACCTCGATTGTTGTTTGCTCCccggttaccagcttgattccCAACATTTCCATGATTAccatttccgccatttcctccttgcgggcggtttccattaccatttcCATAACCTCTCTGACCACCACGACCTGCACCAGTACTAGCCCAGCATGTTTCCTTCAAATGGCCAGTCTTCCCACAAGACTCACATTTCCTTAACCTGCATTGGCGGGAATGATGGTACTGGCATACATCACATTTGGGCAGAgcgcccatgtatccttttcccTTGACTTTAGCACCAGTTTTAACTTCAGCTGGTGGGTTCACTTCATTTTTCTTGCTGGTGCTGCTGGTACCCTTCTTAAAgtttgagaacttccttttgttctctcccgaggactcaacgtgagtctccttctttttcTGGTCGGAGATCGAAAACTTGTTTAACCTGATAGCTTCTTTAGTTAGTGACACACTCAGGTCAATTGCCTCAGTAATTGTTGCAGGTTTTGACGATGTCACCATACTCATAATCTGGGGTGCCAACCCCCAAATAAACCGCTCGATGCGTTTAAACTCTGGATCAACCATGTATGGTACCACGCGAGACAGATCGTGAAACCTCTAGACATATTCAGCAATTTTTGGGCCGTCCATCTGGagatgccaaaactcagtttctAGCTTTTGGATTTCAGCCCTGGAGCGGTATTTCTTTCGCATGAGCTCCTTCATTTCATCCCATGTCATGGCGTAAGCAGCTTCTTCCCCCAAGGTCTGGACttgaagattccaccaggataagGCACCATCTAGAAAGAGTCCTGAGATGTAGGTGACTTGATGTtcaggagcacacttgctcatccttatcAAAGAATTCGTCTTCTCCGTCCATCTGACAAAAGCTACAGCACCCccggtgccgtcgaaattcaACGGCTTACATTCTAAGAACTGATGTAACGTAATGTATCTATagtgacttaacattaccatgggGTGGGTTGTTTCCAGAGGTACCCCCGTGATGTTCCGAGCgcagggcctcgtgctgtgcaaTAGCCTGTGAAATATGTTCCTGTATCTCTGCCTCTGTAGTGGGCAAACGATTTTCCCTTCGCggaggcatcttctataagaagATCGCATCGGTCAGGTTATAATAAGTATAGTAAGTACATAGCATGCACATGAAATAATGTCTATCAACGCAAGTAAACACTGGATAATATCTTTTATCATTTGTAACCTCATGGATGTTATGTGTTTACTTAGTAACATCCCAATCATAATGTAAACAAGTAATTCAACAATGCATGTAATGAGAATGTTGCGATTGAGCTATCATATATCAAGACCACAAGTACAGTTTTACACGTTCCACAATATATCATACATCAAAAGAGACTAAGGGTCACATCACCCCTGTAATATCCAGCGTACTACAACAATCaaaagtcaataagtcaaaaGTGTGGTCTTCAGAAGGCTGTGCAATCTGGCTCAATAGCTGCACTCTCATCAAAAGTATGCTACCTGCATCAAACCAAAAACCCCTATGCTGATgctggaggaggaggaggtggaggaacaaAAAGCAACCTGCGCAAATGCGCTAAATCCTCCTCGAGTGCATGAACAATACGCATCAGATAGCTAACCTGCTGCTCCATAGTGAGGAAACGGACATCAAAATCAGGGTATGGCAGGAGTGGAGGAAGCGGAGCCGCAAATGGTGACTGACAAGGACAAGGCGGAGGACGCGGGATCCTCTCTAACTCCATGACTCTCCTACACAGCATCTCCTGCTGGAGCTGCAAGGACAAAAGCAACTCATCCCTCGAGTATCCAATGTGGAAGGGATGGTATGGATCAGATATAGGCATCACGTTGGGCGGAAACCAAATCAGTGGCTCGCCCGTGGGTGCAGAAAAAGGAGTAGTGTGTGTAAACTGTGGCATGAAATGATCGGCTGCTGACACAGGTGGTATGTGACCGGCCTGCTGACTCGATGGTCCTTCCCCGGGACGGGGATGAGGGATATCCTGAAGGAATATGACTGGTAGATCCGTGCGGTGAACGTCAGACTCATGAGGGTGAAACTGAGCGATATCAATAGGTGCATGTACAGGTGCAGGTGGGGGAGTGACAGGTCTAACAAAAGGAGGATTGTCGTCGTCGTCCTCGATCCACCCCTTGCGGGTGTGTGCATATCTGGGATCTATATGGGTAGCAAAAGGAGCTCGATCAACAAGTATAGGGATCGGGTCAGGCAAGGGTGGTGCAACAACTGGAATATCAACGGGGGCAGGATCATGCTCAGGCAAGGGGTCGTGAGCAGGCACAGGCTCTGGTGCAATCATAGGCTCCGGGTCAGCTGGAGCAAGCTCAAGATCAGTGGGTACATCAAAGTGCTGATCGTCAGGAAGGAAATCGACCTCGTGCTCAGGATCCATGTCAGGATCAACAGGTGCCTCAAAAGGCTGCTCATCAGGGACAAACTCAATCTCATGGTCAGGGTCAAAGTCGTGAGGAAAGACAGGATCAAACTCATCCTCAAACTCGAAGTCCTGTGGAGGATCAGGTGCAGCAGACATAGCAGTGTCAGAGTCAGAGTCAGTGGGATAATGCTGTAATCCCAGTGCGTGCAGTGTAGAAGATGATACAGACTCAAACGAATCGGGACCAGAAGAATCAGAAGGAATCTCATCAATAGGGATCTCCACAAGCGGGACAACGATGACATCGGCGACTGGAACTCCAACATCCTGGGCACCCTCAGGGGGACCCTCAATAAATAGATCGATATCATCGTCGGACATAGCATCCAGAGGCAGATCCTCAAGAGGAAATGCAGCAAGAGGAAAAGTAGCAGGGATCTGAACAAGAAGTAGATCCTCGCCAGGAAGACCATCAGCTAGTGGTATATCATCTCCAAACTCTGGTAAAGCAAACGGCTGAAAATCATCATCGTCGCTACTCGTGGTGTCAGATGTAAAAACCTCAGGGTCTCTAAGACCGAacctccctagtctctaagactgaactcccccagtctctaagactgaattataaacataacCTTGAAATATgttttgtgccttttgtttgtaaaaatgtttatttcCTGGATCTGGACatttgtgtatgcaatgtaaacatgtttgaaagcattttcgtgagagccttagtgatcatagtctagactcgagaaagaatcctagttcactacgatcgaggctctgataccaagctgtcacacccttacttttgcggaagcgtggttattggtgtgacttcttaataccatagcattcaatcataacaatgctatatgataaaaacatgagatgttcatccattaattaagtctagaaaataccacaacattaTTGTCTGAAAACATTGACACCCaatttaagttacaaaccataacatgtttaaatgagttcACAAGGACTCAACGAAAGAACTTAAACAAACCCGAGCttagaaacatgtatcccgtccaggagtAGGATACATCCCCTAAACTCTACGAccacggatgacatcttttatttataCACAGCTTGAAAAACATgcaacacttgccagatccactagttccctgaagtacatgtagtttaaaaacatcaacaaaagttgagcgagttcatgtgtatgtgtatgtgtatgtgtatgagtaaacctttgaagtatgtctgtatgtatataagtccctggtatgtagcaaataaggagaaacagatcaccattgggttgcaaagccaatggtatgtgtgaaatggtgtaggaagactcaaacctagcaaatttatacCGGGCCtacggctggaagacatagtcaccctatgggccaccctggtccccatgggtgtgggctcgctacaccca encodes:
- the LOC110925016 gene encoding cold shock protein 1-like, giving the protein MGALPKCDVCQYHHSRQCRLRKCESCGKTGHLKETCWASTGAGRGGQRGYGNGNGNRPQGGNGGNGNHGNVGNQAGNRGANNNRGGNGNSNGRGPGCFNYGDMGHFKRECPKLNQAQGRVFNIGAGEACQDPNVVTASKLDNLYSIELANGKLVKANEVIRGCVIELGEHEFSLDLLPVELGSFDS